TTGCCGGAGCTTCAAACCAATGACGTAGTCAAGCCGGCTTTTCATCCTGACGACGCTTGAAAATGCATTGGTAAGGAACCTCCGGATTATTCATCACAATGACCTGAACAAGCTCCCAGCCGTCTTCCCCGATAAAATTCAGCTGGTTTTCCACTTGCTCCCGGCTGACGCCAAACACCCGGTATTCCCAGGAGGCCATTTGTTAACCCTCGCCGTTTCCTGCCTCTTTTTCAGAGGGAAGCAAGGCGGCAAAACGATTTTTCTTCTGATAAACACGACGAAGACGTTTCTTGATTCTTTTCAGGTTCTTGTCTTTCGGCTGCTGGGCCTTATCAAGACTGCTCCGGATTTCTTGCTGTTTTTTCTTAAGTCCATCCCGGCGGACATTTAATTTCTCGATTTTACCCTTCACTATAGATTCATCCATTCAACTCTCCTTTTGACATCATGTTAAAAAAACAGATTAAGCAGCGTATCTGCTGCTATTGACGCACGACAAATGCTTCCCCCAGATCTGACCGAAGGGTTCGGGCATAATCTCGCGCACGCGAAACGGATTGAAACCTGCCAACCCTTACTCTGTAAATCGTCCCGCCAGGGTAAGTCGATTTTACGATGTGTGCGTCGGGATAGCGATGAATTTTTTGAAGGTAATTCCTTGCTTCATCGTAGGACGTGAAGGAGCCAACTTGAACTTCAAAATTGCCTTCCGCCAGCTTGTCCTCTGGAGAAGCACCGGACCGGCCATTTAACACTGTCAGCCGAACAGGGGCCGTCCCTCTTCCAAGCATGCCGATCGCATTGGCTGCTTTCCAGGAGAGATCGATCACACGTCCCCGCACAAAAGGTCCCCGATCGTTGATGACAACATCCACAGAACGGCCGTTCTCAAGATTCTCGACACGTACACGTGTCCCCAGAGGAAGAGTCCGATGGGCTGCCGTCAAAGCATTTTTTCGAAAAATAGCCCCGCTCGCCGTCCTTTTTCCGTAAAACGTCGGACCATACCAGGAAGCAATTCCCGTTTCCTGTCCATCGCGAAAGGTCTCACCTTCTGAAGGAGAATTTCTCCCCCACGGCCCCTGCTTTTCTTCCCCCGAGAAGCCGGGGGTCCCCCACGGTGAAGTGTGGTAGGCTGAGGAACAGCCTGACAAAACAAAAAATGCCAAAGACACCAGAACTCCCGGTCGAAAAAGAAAAACCGGAAAGACCTCATGCCTCTGTGGATTCATCATCTGCCGCAGGGCGGATTTTTCGGAAATCAACCCAGACATCCA
The sequence above is drawn from the Leptospirillum ferriphilum ML-04 genome and encodes:
- a CDS encoding septal ring lytic transglycosylase RlpA family protein, producing the protein MSGLISEKSALRQMMNPQRHEVFPVFLFRPGVLVSLAFFVLSGCSSAYHTSPWGTPGFSGEEKQGPWGRNSPSEGETFRDGQETGIASWYGPTFYGKRTASGAIFRKNALTAAHRTLPLGTRVRVENLENGRSVDVVINDRGPFVRGRVIDLSWKAANAIGMLGRGTAPVRLTVLNGRSGASPEDKLAEGNFEVQVGSFTSYDEARNYLQKIHRYPDAHIVKSTYPGGTIYRVRVGRFQSVSRARDYARTLRSDLGEAFVVRQ